The following nucleotide sequence is from Leishmania panamensis strain MHOM/PA/94/PSC-1 chromosome 9 sequence.
ggtgtgggtgtgggtgtgggtgttttCTGTGGTTTGTTTACGTTCCCTTAGGCCTGTACGTTGGTCAGCTcatcagctctctctctctctcgatctctctcttgctgtatcttgttgttgctgtgtGATTCTTCTCCGCCATTCTTCCCCCATAGATTCATTTTGGCCTCACTGCCATTTTTCGCATTCCCCgctgtttcttctctcttttgtatATGGGCGGCTGGTacgcgtgtgggcgtgtgtgcgtgctgtgATGTCCTTTGAAGTGCAGCGGCGTTATGAAAAGTTTCTCACACAGTCgcacagacgcgcacgcaccgcctctAGCCCCGTTCTTGCTTTGGTTTCGCGTAGTTGTCTGCCTAGATGCTCTCTCCAAGTACCTCTCTGCCTCGTTgtctgtctttctctctccctgtacctctctccccgtgcctcttccccctccctcccgcgaCACCCGTCTTTACGTTCCCCCCTCACCATccagcccacacacaccttttgccttccctcccactcgccttttcctttttgctTCGGTAGAGGAGTGAGAAGGCCAGGGGGGCGTGCGCACTTCCGCGTGCGGCGCCTCTGAAAGTGGCGCTGAGGAACTGCAATGGGGGGGACAGCGGGTAGCGGTAGGCCAGGCACCGGGGCCCTctgagagagaaacggaaACGATGAGACGGAAAACACATCAAACTAAAAAAAATCAGAAAAACGATGAACTCGTCGAGCGTATGTATGTCTGCGTGCATGGAGACGTGGACGCACCTGGTAGTCATTCCCATCTCCCCTCTGTGTACGGGTCTGCTcgcacccccccccgtcAAGCGCTACCCGTCAGCGTTTCTCACTGCTGATGACCGGCATGATATGAACGACGTTGATTGTGTGCGTAAtcgctctcgttctctctctctccctcgcctgTGTAGCATCTGCGCCTCACCCGCGTGTGAGGACTTGATCGAAGCTCCGCGCGGGTTCTGCGTTGTACGTCTGTGGCTGAGCCTGTGTTTGGGGGTGACGGTATACGTGTAGAGGGCAGATGGCGGAGAGCGGACGGCACTGCGCTTTTTTCGCGTTAGTTTCTGGGCGCCACTtcttcaccacctcttctccgtATACCCTCACCCTTTACTGGGTGCGTGCTTTGTCCTGATGCCTGGGGGTGGGCGGGTGCTGACCTCGGCAAGCGTGCTCCTACCACCCCACTCCCGCGCTTCTCGTTTGCCTGGGGCTGCTCGATTTGTCTTGCTAGTGCTCACCTCCCTTGTtctgccgcctctctttgcctcccctcccccctcccccacacacatatatatttatatattTATTtatattttttttctctcaccccctttcccccaccACAAACCCTTCACATGCCTCTCCTGGGACGTGTGCATTGGTGGCCATTGCACCTCTGGCTGCCTAccctcacgcacgcgcatgGGTTCACGAGAGCCTTTTTGGCTTTGTGGCTTCGTCTCTCGTCTACACTTGCACACGGGCGCAGACGATACCGCCGCTCTTTTTAGATAACTTCGATCACACTGaaccgctgcctctctcgctgcctctctctcttgcggaCGTGCTCACCGACTCACTCATACACACGTGCCCAGTCGTGGATGCTTCGCTGCGTAGCAACCAAGCGCCACACATACGCCGAGCACAAAGCAGAAGGATACAGCTGAACGTCCTGGCTTGTCAAGGACATTTGGCTCTTCCGCTAGCGCTTCTTGTCGACCgcttcgttctctctccctctcccccccccctcttccactgcTCGACAGCCCCTCTGGACGCACCTTTCCTATAGACGTTGTCTTCGTAGcggtgcccccctccccatcaggctcatctctctttctcttgctacGCTCGCCCATTTTAATACTTGGCGCGCTTTTCACCGCTatccccaccaccatcgctgctgcggcctcTGTTGTGgctctgcgctgccaccaccaccaccaccaccacccctctctctttggttgtttgtttttccttctcgaACACTTTTAGATCTCTCagacgcacccacccacgcacacacacagttgGAAATaccgccttcctctctccctccctccctcccctcccccattcccccccccctcgacTCTCTCGACTGTatctcccttctcttcatAATGGCCTACGTGCACACCCGCCTGGCACCTGTCACGAACATCATCAACAATGCCTACACAACGACAGCGGGGGCGCCCATACTGCGCAAGCCAGAGATGACGCCGACTGCCTCTACCACCTATGCTAGTAGCAGGGAGGCAGCTGTGTCCACCAGCCACGGTGCCTCAACGAACAAGGTGACGGCCACCGCGTCGGTGATGGTGACTAGCCGTGGCGAGGAGGCTGCCGGCCGCCGCTCCGGCAGCAAGCGCGATCACGAGGCATCCATCACGACCGACCAGAATCCTNNNNNNNNNNNNNNNNNNNNNNNNNNNNNNNNNNNNNNNNNNNNNNNNNNNNNNNNNNNNNNNNNNNNNNNNNNNNNNNNNNNNNNNNNNNNNNNNNNNNNNNNNNNNNNNNNNNNNNNNNNNNNNNNNNNNNNNNNNNNNNNNNNNNNNNNNNNNNNNNNNNNNNNNNNNNNNNNNNNNNNNNNNNNNNNNNNNNNNNNNNNNNNNNNNNNNNNNNNNNNNNNNNNNNNNNNNNNNNNNNNNNNNNNNNNNNNNNNNNNNNNNNNNNNNNNNNNNNNNNNNNNNNNNNNNNNNNNNNNNNNNNNNNNNNNNNNNNNNNNNNNNNNNNNNNNNNNNNNNNNNNNNNNNNNNNNNNNNNNNNNNNNNNNNNNNNNNNNNNNNNNNNNNNNNNNNNNNNNNNNNNNNNNNNNNNNNNNNNNNNNNNNNNNNNNNNNNNNNNNNNNNNNNNNNNNNNNNNNNNNNNNNNNNNNNNNNNNNNNNNNNNNNNNNNNNNNNNNNNNNNNNNNNNNNNNNNNNNNNNNNNNNNNNNNNNNNNNNNNNNNNNNNNNNNNNNNNNNNNNNNNNNNNNNNNNNNNNNNNNNNNNNNNNNNNNNNNNNNNNNNNNNNNNNNNNNNNNNNNNNNNNNNNNNNNNNNNNNNNNNNNNNNNNNNNNNNNNNNNNNNNNNNNNNNNNNNNNNNNNNNNNNNNNNNNNNNNNNNNNNNNNNNNNNNNNNNNNNNNNNNNNNNNNNNNNNNNNNNNNNNNNNNNNNNNNNNNNNNNNNNNNNNNNNNNNNNNNNNNNNNNNNNNNNNNNNNNNNNNNNNNNNNNNNNNNNNNNNNNNNNNNNNNNNNNNNNNNNNNNNNNNNNNNNNNNNNNNNNNNNNNNNNNNNNNNNNNNNNNNNNNNNNNNGGGTGCACGATCCTGGCTCTTGGAACGCTGTCATCGCCGGCAAAAGGGCAGCCACCAACCAGTCTCCTCTGTGTAACACCCACGGGCagccttccttttcctccaccCTTACGTTTCCCCGTACAGACGTTGTGTTGCCTCCACCCTACTCTCTCGTTTGAGTTGAGGCGCgggcctgtgcgtgtgggtctCGTTCCTCGTCTGTGTCAGCGAGTAATCGTCGTTatcaccgcctcccctctttgtttttgcttctcaacgcgccccccctcccccattcgCCcggcttccccccccctctttccctttccctctgcaCTCGGCTCCGGTGTCCTTCTCActtgtctccctcttttctctttcgctccccctctctctatcgcGTTCCCGTTGCGTTGATTATGTAATTATCTGTGATGGACTTGAAGCAGAGGGGGGCGGTACGGGTGCGCCAACCATTCGATGTGGAAGTGCCGTGCCTTCGCTGGCCAGGCAGCTCAcctccccacgcacacgcacacacgtacgtaTCAGCAGAAGTTTCCTTGGTTGGGCTTTTTGAGTGTGTTTGCTTTATAATAGTGTACTATGAGAGCaaagcagagagggaaggagggaggaagagcaagTGAAGCCGGGGCATCCCTGCGCTTGTCGGTgtgctcctccctcccttgtTGGCTTGGGTGGATGTGACTGTGTGCATGGGGGTGTGGACGTGTGCTGTCCTCttgcacccacacacaccctcccaTCGCCTTCGCTAGGAGTGTGTCGCGCTGGGCGAGCGGTGTTGAGTCAGTTGGTTGATTCGGTTCAAGCTGAGCAAAACGAGCCGTctcggggggagggagaggggcttTTCCGCTCCGTCCTCTCCCATTCGTCCGCTCTGGGTTcgggtgtgtgtttgctctctcgctttcacCTCTCACTAGATCTGTGCTCTGTgctccgtgcgtgtgtgtgggggggggggcatcgCACCCACCCCATCCCATCCAtgtcccctcctcctcttctctcatccaccaccaccactaccacccctccgtgcgagtgtgcgcgtgctcgcCGGGGAGAAGTGGAAGGGGGAAGCCACAGATGAAGGCAAACACAAAGAACATCAGGAAAACTTTGAGAAGACGTGCGCATGGGAGAAgcgtcttctcccctccttcacccccccccgtctctctcctcgtttcGGGTGGCTTACGAGACgtagagggaaaggagagggaagagagacacgtcggtgctggcgcttctGGAATCCCTGGATGCCCTGTCTGCGTGGCCCTTCGGATgggcagagcagcggcactaTCTCCTAGGCTGTGTCACtgttgttctcctctctcacctACGCCACAAGCACCTCTTCCCACTGCGTATGCTTCTCGCCCCTAACTCCTGTACATCTTCACCTTGATTGGGCCATCTGTCGCGACTCTCACGTCCTATTTTTTCAcaactccctccctcgtAGGAGGCGCTAGCATATAAGCTGTACGCAGTCTTGGCAGATGCCGTCGTGCATGCCTGAGTGACGTTTATAAGTTTCAgcttcttcccctccaccttcccattcctcctcctcccaccaccaccacccatacacgcacttcgttctctttcctcttggCGCTTCGCTCGCAGGATGCCGCCCCAGCCTTTGGATATGACGCCTGCTGCAACCACCGCGGCTAaatccaccccacccacggTGCTGACGCTACAGCAGCTCCTTGATACGAAGCAAGCCATCCCCATCCTTCCAGGCCTTCTGTACTTTGCATCTACAGGCGAatgtctctcctcctcgctcgctgGAAGTGCTGAGGCAGCCATAACGGTAGCGTCGGTGACGTCCGTGGCCATGGAGGCCATCCACGACTTCTACTTCAAGGAGAATCCCTTCGCCAGTGGCACGGCCACGGACCACGGCAAAGTTGCCAGCACAAGCGCAGTCCCGACCGCCAGGGCGACCGTGGGGCAGGACGCCGTCTTCGTGTCGTTGCGAGGTACCCCACCCTACCTCTACCGTCCTTTCTTCGCCGACTATGGCCCGCTGGACATGGGCTGCTGCGTGCACTTTGCGCGGCGCCTCtgtgagctgctgcgggcaGTGACAGGGGTCGACGTGTGCGCCTCACCCGCATCCacttctgccgctgcaggaacCGTTGGCAATGACACGAGCTCACGAGCCACTACCCATACCCACAGAAAGCGGGGCGGAAGAAGACGACCCGCATCGGCTCTATCGCACTCCTCGAGCTCCATCTCGGCGGCCTCCACGGCCCTCTCCGGTGGCCCCCCGGGGACAATGCGGCCAGTGGTTGTGTGCGCCAGCCTCGACGCGCAGGAACGGGTGAACACGGCGTGTCTGGTTGGCGCCTTCTGCGTATTGTGTCTTGGCTGGTCGGCTGCGGCGACGTGGTATCGCGGCTTCGTCGATATCTACCCTGGTTTTCTCTCCTACCGCGACGCGAGCCAAGGCGTGTCAAACTACCCGCTCACCTTGATTGACGTGTGGGCCGGACTCGAGCAGGGCGTTGCGCTCGGATTCGCCAACGTGCATACGTTTGACCTTCCCGCCTATGTGGAAGGCAAGCAGCACGACTACAGCTGGGTGGTCCCTCGCCGGTTCCTGGCCATGAGCTCCCCGCAGGACGACAAGCCCGAGCGCACCGCTGAGGTGTTTGcacggcggctgcgccaaCTGGGTGTGCAGCTTGTGGTGCGCCTGAACGACAGCCTCTACAACCCTTCGCCTCTGCTACGGCTGGGCATACGACACGTTGACCTGCCATACGCCGACGGCAGCGTGCCGAGCGATGCAGTGCTACTACGATTTCTGCAGGCAGTAGAGGAGCACTTTGGTGAATCAGTCGCGCCAGCTTCGCTGCGACAGTGGTGGTCGGTTCCATCTTCGTCGACCGCAACAGCGATGCCGAAGACATCGGCGCGAGCGGCCAGCGCATCCAAGAGAGCCCACTCCGCCTGTGCTAGTCACTCGAGGCCAGTGCTGCAGTCATGCTCGCCCATGCACTCCGGCACATGCCGTGGCATGCCGGAGACGTGGACGGCGGCTCCTCCATCGGCGCCGACCTCACCCGCTCAACGCCCAGACTCTGCCCACGCGAACGGCACGCGGGGCTACGATACCTGCACCTTAACATCGGGTGAGAAGGGTGCTGTAGCGGTGCACTGTCTCGCTGGCCTGGGCCGCACGGGTACCATGCTCGCCGTCTACATGATGCGTCACTACGGCTTCACCGCGCGCGCCGTGATTGGGTGGCTGCGACTTTGCCGGCCaggcagcatcagcggcgtTCAGCAGCAGTACCTTGACGCGATGGAGCGACGTctgcggccgccgccgcacatCCTGGTCGCGATGCAGCTGAACTCGGCACTCAAgccgtgcggcgctgccggcggaggGAAGCGATTCGAACAGCAATCGCGATCCATACGCTCGTCGTTCtcacccaccctctcctccatgTCCATCTTGCTAAAcccggcagccgcggcgctgaCAGCGGGCGGAGGAGACAGAGCGAATGCGATGGGCAGAGACCTGCTCAACGCTTCGCCGCGGTCTTCCCTGGACGAGGCAACGACGGGCCGCgtgcgctcgctcgctgctgtgACCGCCTTTCAGACACACGGCGGTGTCGTCGCAGATGCGCGGCCGGCGACTGGAACGAGTATTGTGAACGGGCACATCAAGCGCAATGATACTGGTCAAACAAGCGCGATGGCTACTCGGGCAACGTCAGAGGCCGGCAGTGACCTCGGCACGTTTGCCCACTTTACGGCGTGGCGCAACCTCAGCAGTGACAATGCTGTCAACCTCACAGGACTGCGCGGggtgcagcaacagcggcaccagttgctgcttcgccgtctcagcaacaacagcagcagcacccttTCCCTCAGCACAATCCAGCCAGAGGGAGCAGTGCTTGATGTTGTCGCGCGAATGCCCGTTCTTGGAGGCGACAGTCCGCAGAACAGGAGTGCGGCCACAGCACCGCCGAAGcgaggtggtgctgtggtCGCCAACGACCAAAGTCCTACCATTCGCCCAACCCCTCGTGTGGGTGACTACAAGTACGCCTCAACGTACTTCGTGGCGATGGAACAGGCGGGCGGTCTGCCGCGTGTATACCCGTGGCCCCCATCCTCCGCAGCCACCTCGACCGCCAGAGGCGGTCCACAGCCAACCCTAGGTGGTAGTCTGCGGCCTGCTACCGCCAGCCTCTCTTGTGAACTCGCACCGAAAGGGGCGTACCATctcggcggtggcagcagcgttgGTGCGTCAAATAGCCTGAAGGAGACTTGCACAGCGCCAGTGTCGGCGGACAGCTGCCTCTACCCCCGCAGAGCTCTCatcggcgcgctgcagcggcaacggccgtacacagcgacggcagcggtaAGCACAGTACCTCGGCCGCGCGCTAAACGATGGCAAGAGAGTTATAggcgtggcggtgccgtAGACAACAACGGGACAggcacccacccaccagACGACGCGCCGCTGTCAACCGACCTCTATGATACTAAGCTGCAGTCTCCTCGCCCTCACCAGGCAGCAACACGCGCGCGAGGTGAGTGGAGCGACAAGGGCACCCATCGCACAGACCTTGCCAACACAAGCACTGGCGACACTGGTGCTGCAAGTCGCTACGGCGGTGTCAAGCTACAAATCCTACAGCCACCATCGGTACCGATGCGTTCATCTCTTCCCTGGAGAGATGGTGGTGTGACAGGGCAAGCGGATGGGCCGCGGTCGCCTCTGACTCAGAGCCCCTCGGCACCGGTGATACCTGCAGCGTCTCTGCCTTTATGGGGTCGTCCCATGCTTCGCACGTGAGTCTGGAAagacaagacacacacaccacaacaacaacaaccaccaccaccacagcaaccaagacacacacacacacacaccccacacaccccttcCACCAAATGTGATGGCATCGTTCGCGGACGTTATtgttgggtgggtgggtggcgggtttggggggggggggtcgagTGGGTGAtagacggggggagggggcagagagagaggaagcggggcggggggaagCGAAGAGACGGCAGAGAGCGGCATGGATGATGTACTCGCCTGTTCTCAATCGCTGCCCCTTGCCCCcatcccctccacctctccctctgagGGCTGatgccgtgtgtgtgtgggtgggtgggtgtgcatgtgtatCTGCGTAAacgcacactcgcacaccTTTTCGCATCCCCATGCACGAGATGCTGGCTGCAgaagcacctcctccctctctcgtccaCGACCTCGCTCGCACTACCCTAAATCATCTTGGCGCGATGCTCGTcatcccttcctcctcctcgcttgtTTCCCACAGGCACATGTGCATTAGtagcctctcctcccttacagacaacagcgccaccacacaGGCGAGTTAATGGGTATGTATGCTAATTTCGATCTCGCtgacctcctccctccctccctccctccctcggtAGTGGAGGGTGAGAGACGCGTATTTCCCAACCATTCTcgggcgtgtgtgggagggaaggagtGTGTCTCCACTGGGGTATCCCCCGCTTCACTCCCCttacctctttctctcccgtTCCTCTCCAGCTACGCCTTGAGCATGAAGtgctctctgcccccccccc
It contains:
- a CDS encoding tyrosine phosphatase, putative (TriTrypDB/GeneDB-style sysID: LpmP.09.0430), which translates into the protein MPPQPLDMTPAATTAAKSTPPTVLTLQQLLDTKQAIPILPGLLYFASTGECLSSSLAGSAEAAITVASVTSVAMEAIHDFYFKENPFASGTATDHGKVASTSAVPTARATVGQDAVFVSLRGTPPYLYRPFFADYGPLDMGCCVHFARRLCELLRAVTGVDVCASPASTSAAAGTVGNDTSSRATTHTHRKRGGRRRPASALSHSSSSISAASTALSGGPPGTMRPVVVCASLDAQERVNTACLVGAFCVLCLGWSAAATWYRGFVDIYPGFLSYRDASQGVSNYPLTLIDVWAGLEQGVALGFANVHTFDLPAYVEGKQHDYSWVVPRRFLAMSSPQDDKPERTAEVFARRLRQLGVQLVVRLNDSLYNPSPLLRLGIRHVDLPYADGSVPSDAVLLRFLQAVEEHFGESVAPASLRQWWSVPSSSTATAMPKTSARAASASKRAHSACASHSRPVLQSCSPMHSGTCRGMPETWTAAPPSAPTSPAQRPDSAHANGTRGYDTCTLTSGEKGAVAVHCLAGLGRTGTMLAVYMMRHYGFTARAVIGWLRLCRPGSISGVQQQYLDAMERRLRPPPHILVAMQLNSALKPCGAAGGGKRFEQQSRSIRSSFSPTLSSMSILLNPAAAALTAGGGDRANAMGRDLLNASPRSSLDEATTGRVRSLAAVTAFQTHGGVVADARPATGTSIVNGHIKRNDTGQTSAMATRATSEAGSDLGTFAHFTAWRNLSSDNAVNLTGLRGVQQQRHQLLLRRLSNNSSSTLSLSTIQPEGAVLDVVARMPVLGGDSPQNRSAATAPPKRGGAVVANDQSPTIRPTPRVGDYKYASTYFVAMEQAGGLPRVYPWPPSSAATSTARGGPQPTLGGSLRPATASLSCELAPKGAYHLGGGSSVGASNSLKETCTAPVSADSCLYPRRALIGALQRQRPYTATAAVSTVPRPRAKRWQESYRRGGAVDNNGTGTHPPDDAPLSTDLYDTKLQSPRPHQAATRARGEWSDKGTHRTDLANTSTGDTGAASRYGGVKLQILQPPSVPMRSSLPWRDGGVTGQADGPRSPLTQSPSAPVIPAASLPLWGRPMLRT